In Bacillus sp. NP247, one DNA window encodes the following:
- a CDS encoding ABC transporter ATP-binding protein produces the protein MQPIISFEQFTFQYRHATQPTLKDITFQIYPGEKVLIAGRSGSGKSTLAHCINGLIPFSYEGISTGNILIAGKDPREGSIFEQSKHVGTILQDQDSQFIGLTVEEDVAFSLENECVNQNEMKKIVNDSLKKVNMQDFHTQSPHELSGGQKQTVSLAGLLTTNADILLFDEPLANLDPASSLNTIELIKDIHEKYNKTIVIIEHRIEEILNLDLDKIILIDEGEIVAMGSPNKILASNILPNIGLREPIYIEALKKLNFDSNNVGVFPIENLRNAGVHNLLKNWMRKQVSSKNTYIKKALCKIENLSFTYNNKHTALEDINLSIGEGEIVALLGHNGAGKSTLAHTLIGINKTKNGRITFDGENINSWSIRKRGEVISYVMQNPNQMITQPTVLEEVSFSLKLKKVSKDEIESRVKKALRICGLYPFRNWPIQALSYGQKKRLTIASVLITNPKLIILDEPTAGQDYYHYKQFMSSIRKLAEKGISFILITHDMNLALEYADRAVVLHEGKIIADNTVSTVLGDQGTLQRANLREISLIKLAKLSGIPTPEKFVKLYIEANRREEYA, from the coding sequence ATGCAACCAATTATTTCTTTTGAACAATTTACCTTTCAATATAGGCATGCCACGCAGCCTACTTTAAAAGATATTACATTTCAAATATATCCTGGGGAAAAGGTACTAATAGCTGGAAGAAGTGGTTCAGGTAAGTCAACATTAGCTCATTGTATTAATGGGCTAATCCCATTTTCTTACGAAGGGATTAGTACTGGTAATATTTTAATAGCTGGAAAGGATCCGAGAGAGGGAAGTATTTTTGAACAGAGTAAACATGTAGGAACAATATTACAAGATCAAGATTCACAATTTATTGGTCTTACAGTCGAAGAAGATGTAGCATTTTCATTAGAAAACGAATGTGTAAATCAAAATGAAATGAAAAAAATTGTTAATGATTCTTTAAAAAAAGTAAATATGCAGGACTTTCATACACAAAGTCCTCATGAATTATCAGGAGGTCAAAAACAGACAGTCTCTCTTGCAGGTCTGCTAACGACAAATGCAGATATATTATTGTTTGATGAACCGTTAGCTAACTTAGATCCAGCAAGTAGTTTGAATACTATAGAACTCATTAAAGATATTCATGAGAAATATAATAAAACAATTGTAATTATTGAACATCGAATAGAAGAAATTTTAAACCTTGATTTAGACAAAATTATTTTAATCGATGAAGGAGAAATTGTTGCGATGGGTTCACCGAATAAAATATTAGCATCTAATATATTACCAAATATCGGACTAAGAGAACCTATTTATATAGAAGCTCTAAAGAAATTAAATTTTGACAGTAATAATGTTGGGGTATTTCCAATTGAAAATCTACGTAATGCAGGCGTTCATAACCTATTAAAGAACTGGATGCGGAAGCAAGTGTCATCTAAAAACACGTATATTAAAAAAGCCTTATGCAAGATAGAAAATTTATCATTTACATACAATAACAAACATACAGCCTTAGAAGATATCAACCTTTCAATAGGAGAGGGAGAGATAGTAGCGTTATTGGGTCATAATGGAGCAGGGAAATCGACATTAGCTCATACCCTTATAGGAATAAATAAAACAAAGAATGGGAGAATAACATTCGATGGAGAAAATATAAATTCTTGGTCTATTCGTAAACGCGGGGAAGTTATTTCTTACGTTATGCAAAACCCAAATCAAATGATTACACAGCCCACTGTTTTAGAAGAAGTTTCATTTTCATTAAAATTAAAAAAAGTTTCTAAAGATGAGATTGAGAGTAGAGTCAAAAAAGCTTTAAGAATTTGTGGATTATACCCATTTCGTAACTGGCCAATTCAGGCATTAAGCTACGGACAAAAAAAGAGGCTTACTATTGCATCTGTACTTATAACAAACCCGAAACTTATTATATTAGATGAGCCGACAGCTGGACAAGATTATTACCATTACAAACAGTTTATGTCCTCTATTAGAAAACTGGCTGAAAAAGGCATATCCTTTATTCTTATCACACACGATATGAATCTTGCTTTAGAATACGCAGATCGAGCGGTAGTTCTGCATGAAGGGAAAATCATTGCGGACAATACTGTATCCACTGTAT
- a CDS encoding ECF-type riboflavin transporter substrate-binding protein: protein MNKLTTKLVVAIGIGAALYGVLGLWGFSIAPNTFIKPALAILTVFGALFGPVAGLLIGLIGHTVTDTIAGWGIWWGWVISSGIIGFSMGLIQKRTGFSVKNGTFNNRDISYFAIAGLLGIVIAIIFAGAFDVIVMGEPFDKIVIQVLGATIADVIVFLVLGLPITIGLAKSNKKHTHLKIEK, encoded by the coding sequence ATGAACAAATTAACGACAAAACTAGTAGTAGCAATCGGAATTGGAGCAGCTTTATACGGGGTATTAGGGCTTTGGGGATTTTCTATCGCACCGAATACCTTTATTAAACCAGCATTGGCTATTTTAACAGTTTTTGGTGCGTTATTCGGGCCAGTAGCAGGACTTTTAATAGGACTAATCGGTCATACAGTTACAGATACGATTGCTGGTTGGGGTATTTGGTGGGGATGGGTTATTAGTTCGGGGATTATCGGATTTTCAATGGGTCTCATACAAAAAAGAACTGGTTTTAGTGTGAAAAATGGAACGTTTAATAACCGTGATATTTCTTATTTTGCAATTGCGGGGTTATTAGGTATTGTAATTGCTATTATATTTGCAGGGGCATTCGATGTTATTGTGATGGGAGAACCGTTTGACAAAATCGTTATACAAGTACTAGGCGCAACAATTGCAGACGTTATCGTATTTTTAGTTCTTGGCTTACCAATCACGATCGGTCTAGCGAAATCAAATAAGAAACATACACATTTAAAAATTGAAAAGTAG
- a CDS encoding aspartate/glutamate racemase family protein — MMKVIGLIGGLSWESTSLYYKHINTLTLSKYDQNAKLVLYSMDFGEVTTLLQNHQYEEVKNELVTVAKKVENSGAECLLMCSNTVHLFAEEVEQAISIPLLHIGDVSAKEMVEQNIKRIGLLGTKQTMEQDFYTSRLAKYNIETIIPNDEERTFIHHVILNELSRGIISETSREKLIQITNSLIQNGAEGILLGCTEIPLLISQNDLTVPVFDTAYLHANTAVQFAG; from the coding sequence ATGATGAAAGTAATTGGCTTAATTGGCGGACTAAGTTGGGAATCAACATCGTTGTACTATAAACACATTAATACACTTACTCTCTCTAAATATGATCAAAATGCGAAGCTTGTTTTATATAGTATGGACTTTGGGGAGGTAACTACATTATTGCAAAACCATCAATATGAAGAAGTGAAAAATGAATTAGTCACGGTAGCAAAAAAGGTAGAAAACTCAGGAGCTGAATGTTTACTAATGTGTTCTAATACGGTACATCTATTTGCTGAGGAAGTAGAACAAGCAATATCAATCCCACTTCTTCATATCGGTGATGTAAGTGCTAAAGAAATGGTAGAACAGAATATAAAACGTATCGGACTATTAGGAACAAAACAAACGATGGAACAAGATTTCTATACATCACGACTAGCAAAATATAACATTGAGACAATTATCCCAAATGACGAAGAAAGAACTTTTATCCATCACGTCATATTAAACGAATTAAGTAGAGGCATTATTTCAGAAACTTCAAGAGAGAAACTAATACAAATTACCAATTCATTAATTCAAAACGGTGCGGAAGGTATATTACTAGGCTGTACTGAAATACCATTGCTTATTTCCCAAAATGACCTTACTGTTCCTGTTTTTGATACTGCTTATTTACATGCGAATACTGCTGTACAATTTGCTGGATAA
- a CDS encoding macrolide family glycosyltransferase, producing MLNILIVNFPAEGHVNPTLSLVKAFTERGDNVHYITTENFKERLEVLGAIVHTHPDLLKEISIDNETSYGLKSFFHVHVQTSLYILEITKQLCKSINFDFVVYDIFGAGELVKEYLQVPGIVSSPIFLIPPVLLETLPFHPNAEIQFQPDELSEKLLYQMEHEFGVKPKNNLQFMHNKGDISLVYTSRYFQPNSDSFGENNVFIGPSIIKRKTNAKFPLELLSKKKVIYISMGTLLEGLEPFFNTCIDAFSNFEGIVVMAIGDRNDISKIKQAPDNFIIAPYVPQSEILSEADVFITHGGMNSVHDAIHYNVPFVIIPHDKDQPMIAQRLTELEAAHRLLKEHVNVQTLKKAVTDVLSNKKYKHGIQKLNESFLECGGSKRAIAVIDALLNK from the coding sequence GTGTTGAATATTTTAATAGTTAATTTTCCTGCAGAGGGACATGTAAATCCTACATTAAGTTTAGTAAAGGCCTTTACTGAAAGAGGTGATAACGTACACTATATTACAACGGAAAACTTTAAGGAAAGGCTTGAAGTTTTGGGAGCTATTGTACATACTCATCCGGATTTATTAAAGGAGATTTCTATTGATAATGAAACTTCATATGGATTAAAATCTTTCTTTCATGTACATGTTCAAACTTCTTTATACATATTAGAAATTACGAAACAATTATGTAAAAGCATTAATTTTGATTTCGTAGTTTATGATATATTTGGTGCTGGAGAGTTAGTAAAGGAATACTTGCAGGTTCCAGGCATAGTTTCCTCTCCTATATTTTTAATTCCACCAGTATTATTGGAAACCTTGCCTTTTCATCCAAATGCAGAAATACAATTCCAACCCGATGAACTCTCTGAAAAGTTACTGTATCAAATGGAACATGAATTTGGAGTAAAGCCCAAAAATAATCTTCAATTTATGCATAATAAGGGAGATATTAGTCTCGTGTATACAAGTCGTTATTTTCAACCTAATAGCGATTCGTTCGGAGAAAACAATGTTTTTATTGGACCGAGTATTATAAAGCGCAAAACAAATGCAAAGTTTCCACTTGAATTGCTTTCAAAAAAGAAAGTTATTTATATTTCAATGGGAACACTTCTTGAAGGGCTCGAACCATTTTTTAATACTTGTATTGATGCTTTTTCAAATTTCGAAGGGATTGTAGTAATGGCGATCGGTGATAGAAATGATATTTCAAAAATTAAGCAAGCGCCAGACAACTTTATTATAGCCCCTTACGTACCTCAATCAGAAATATTAAGTGAAGCAGATGTTTTTATTACACATGGTGGAATGAATAGTGTGCACGATGCAATCCATTATAATGTCCCATTTGTGATAATACCGCATGATAAAGATCAACCTATGATAGCGCAAAGATTAACTGAGCTTGAGGCAGCACATAGATTATTGAAAGAGCATGTTAATGTGCAAACTTTAAAAAAGGCGGTAACAGACGTTCTTTCAAATAAAAAGTATAAACATGGCATTCAAAAACTGAATGAAAGTTTTTTAGAGTGTGGTGGTTCCAAAAGAGCCATTGCAGTTATTGATGCTCTTTTAAATAAATAG